A window of the Lolium perenne isolate Kyuss_39 chromosome 7, Kyuss_2.0, whole genome shotgun sequence genome harbors these coding sequences:
- the LOC127315043 gene encoding putative F-box protein At3g52320 — MMLSLISFDILSRIPVKSLCRFRCVSKELYALIADPWFLAAHKSRTEPLLIVGSRQDSSLRLIDMDGSVVKVIGDVGSVCELICTSRDNLACVMTHTGDVKVIDLANGEVLVTLQWKDGLWGFGHTIPSNVYKVVYINGDTYEILTVGDSAGWRKMQLPPTSNISYCTIPVVVNGVLHLMLTSQFDGNSVLSFNLANEEWNKGIKCPPSVDLQKCDPELRELNNSLCMVQPVFQGYDRWTDIWLLTNPDKSTWVKIYAIPLDSSSFSRLIPLRLSCDDRKLLFCDTRESTNISKAQIYDSSRWRCGDAPKALDGAHDTNFSRCSLHLESFVLGKS; from the coding sequence ATGATGTTATCTTTGATATCCTTTGATATCCTCTCCAGGATCCCGGTCAAGTCCCTCTGCCGGTTCCGATGCGTCTCCAAAGAGTTGTACGCCCTCATAGCCGACCCTTGGTTCCTCGCAGCGCACAAGTCTCGCACCGAGCCGCTCCTCATTGTCGGCTCCCGTCAGGACAGTTCCCTGCGACTAATTGACATGGATGGCAGCGTGGTGAAAGTGATTGGTGACGTGGGTTCTGTTTGTGAGCTTATATGCACAAGCCGTGATAACCTCGCATGTGTGATGACCCATACTGGAGATGTTAAAGTGATCGACCTTGCAAATGGAGAGGTTCTTGTGACTTTGCAATGGAAAGATGGCCTTTGGGGTTTCGGCCACACTATCCCATCCAATGTCTACAAGGTGGTCTACATCAATGGTGACACATATGAGATCCTCACGGTAGGAGATAGTGCGGGGTGGAGAAAAATGCAGTTGCCTCCAACTAGCAATATTTCCTATTGTACCATCCCCGTCGTGGTAAATGGTGTGCTGCATCTGATGCTAACATCACAATTTGATGGAAACAGTGTACTCTCCTTTAACCTTGCGAATGAGGAGTGGAATAAGGGGATCAAATGCCCACCAAGTGTAGACCTTCAGAAGTGTGACCCAGAGttgagagagctcaacaactcccTGTGTATGGTTCAACCGGTGTTTCAGGGCTACGATCGATGGACAGACATATGGCTCCTCACAAATCCTGACAAGAGCACATGGGTTAAGATATACGCGATACCTTTGGATTCATCCTCGTTTAGTCGGTTGATACCTTTGAGGTTGTCATGTGATGATAGGAAGCTGCTCTTTTGCGACACTCGTGAGAGCACAAACATATCGAAGGCGCAAATCTATGATTCCTCCCGCTGGAGATGCGGAGATGCACCAAAGGCACTGGACGGTGCCCATGATACCAATTTTAGTCGTTGCAGCTTGCACTTAGAGAGTTTTGTCTTGGGCAAGAGCTAG